From the genome of Acidobacteriota bacterium, one region includes:
- a CDS encoding peptidylprolyl isomerase has translation MLTLTTQTVLLSLTLMLGLAPGTPVPGQPEGESAAAADKAIVTIGDETLTRAQVADMLRLLPPQQRSLFSKPAGKQAFADYIVRSKLYSREARKRGLDARPEVEQTIRQFQAMLEKNRVGRLPIKDDEDRKQVLALFKESLLMKAAENELKKELAVSAMEVGSYYQENGAVFDMVRGRRLVIRSEASNVFFGDNRPKDQILSDEEARTKAEKLRREIQEGADFEVMAARHSEDPLTSGVGGDTGIVRRGLPNKTLVTPPEVDLLFSLEPGDLSPIVQTPMGFALLKLDEKRKMSLAEAHPEIQARIRNQKLEDWYQQMRLKHGIVIDPSFFETRVEFSAPAKAAE, from the coding sequence ATGCTGACCCTAACAACCCAAACCGTTCTCCTATCCCTCACCCTCATGTTGGGCCTCGCTCCCGGAACGCCTGTCCCTGGACAGCCCGAAGGCGAGTCCGCCGCTGCCGCCGACAAGGCCATTGTCACCATTGGAGACGAGACGCTTACCCGGGCACAGGTGGCCGACATGCTCCGACTGCTGCCTCCGCAACAGCGCTCCCTGTTCTCGAAACCGGCGGGTAAGCAGGCCTTTGCCGACTACATCGTCCGTTCCAAGCTGTACAGTCGGGAAGCAAGGAAACGTGGCTTGGACGCTCGGCCGGAAGTCGAGCAGACCATTCGCCAATTCCAGGCCATGCTGGAAAAAAACCGGGTGGGGAGACTGCCGATCAAGGATGACGAAGACCGGAAGCAAGTCCTGGCACTCTTCAAGGAGAGTCTGCTCATGAAGGCGGCGGAAAACGAGTTGAAGAAGGAACTGGCGGTCTCGGCCATGGAGGTCGGGAGCTATTACCAGGAAAATGGCGCCGTCTTCGACATGGTGAGAGGCCGCCGGCTGGTCATCCGCTCGGAGGCTTCCAACGTTTTCTTTGGCGACAACAGACCCAAGGATCAGATCTTGTCCGACGAGGAAGCCAGGACCAAGGCGGAGAAGCTGCGCCGGGAAATTCAGGAAGGAGCCGACTTCGAGGTCATGGCCGCCAGGCATTCCGAGGATCCGCTGACCTCCGGCGTCGGCGGAGACACCGGTATCGTGCGCCGCGGACTACCCAACAAGACCCTGGTGACTCCGCCCGAGGTTGACCTGCTGTTCAGTTTGGAGCCGGGGGACCTCAGCCCGATTGTGCAAACGCCCATGGGATTTGCGCTGTTGAAGCTGGACGAAAAGAGGAAGATGAGCCTGGCCGAAGCCCACCCTGAGATCCAGGCGCGCATCCGGAATCAAAAGCTGGAGGACTGGTATCAACAAATGCGGCTTAAGCACGGCATCGTTATCGACCCCTCCTTTTTCGAAACCCGGGTCGAATTTAGCGCCCCCGCTAAAGCAGCGGAGTGA
- a CDS encoding bifunctional (p)ppGpp synthetase/guanosine-3',5'-bis(diphosphate) 3'-pyrophosphohydrolase yields MIRFDEVLAKVERSHPSDDLEVLRKAYRFSSKKHDGQSRESGEPYFNHPLAVADILADMKLDASCVSVGLLHDVVEDTVVPLEEIEENFGKDIANIVNGLTKISQFHFYSKEARQAENFRKMFLAMVDDIRVVLVKLADRLHNMRTLEFLPMERRQRIAQETMEIYAPIAHRLGMGKIRGELEDLAFATLDPEAHRQIKEEIEQKRRVRQNLLEEIKYRLTHQLQEQEIPCTLESRIKRIYSTHQKIKRQRIPIEQVYDLLALRIITGSVKDCYAALGIIHNLWQPVPGRIKDFIAIPRPNMYQSIHTSVIGPQGQPFEVQIRTVEMHRVAEEGIAAHWKYKMGRGMDEKDDQRFLWLRHLVEWQQEMQDPSDFLSTLKIDLYPEEVYAFTPKGKVIILPRDATPVDFAYAIHSEVGACCVGAKVNGRIVPLRSRLKNGDIVEIQTQTGHVPSRDWLSFVKTSRARNKIRHFLNVSRRERAMELGKRILEKEAKRLKINLKKHMEDGSLLEAARPYRCDKIEKIYSALGFGKISGRMLLSKLVPPGELTRAQKDKPGKFTSAVKKVLGLSSDGSLKVKDIDGILVYRAKCCNPIRGEPIVGYITRGKGVAVHAKRCANVGNLLYEAERKIDVSWTGTVGGIYAVKLSISVDDRQGMLAEITSRISDIKTNIKNIEAQAFEDRHGLIHVTIEISDLKHLERAVHSIKKIKGVNEIVWQ; encoded by the coding sequence ATGATCCGCTTTGACGAGGTGTTGGCCAAAGTCGAGAGATCCCATCCTTCCGACGACCTGGAGGTGCTGAGGAAGGCCTATCGCTTTTCGTCCAAAAAGCACGATGGGCAGTCCCGTGAATCGGGTGAGCCTTACTTCAACCATCCCCTGGCGGTGGCCGATATCCTGGCCGACATGAAGCTTGACGCCAGTTGCGTCAGTGTCGGACTGCTGCACGACGTCGTGGAGGACACGGTCGTTCCACTGGAGGAGATCGAAGAGAATTTCGGCAAAGACATTGCCAACATCGTCAACGGGCTCACCAAGATCAGCCAGTTCCACTTTTACTCCAAGGAAGCCCGGCAGGCGGAGAATTTTCGCAAGATGTTCCTGGCCATGGTGGACGACATCCGAGTCGTCCTGGTCAAGCTGGCCGACAGGCTCCACAATATGAGGACGTTGGAGTTCCTTCCGATGGAGAGACGGCAGCGGATTGCCCAGGAAACCATGGAGATCTACGCCCCCATTGCTCACCGCCTGGGCATGGGCAAGATCAGGGGTGAGCTCGAGGATCTTGCCTTCGCCACCCTGGATCCAGAGGCCCATCGCCAGATCAAAGAGGAAATTGAGCAGAAAAGACGAGTTCGGCAAAACCTGCTGGAGGAGATCAAGTACAGGTTGACCCATCAGCTCCAGGAACAGGAAATCCCCTGCACTCTGGAATCCCGTATCAAGCGAATCTACAGCACCCATCAGAAAATCAAGCGACAGCGAATTCCCATTGAGCAGGTCTACGACCTGCTTGCCTTGCGCATCATTACCGGCTCGGTAAAGGACTGCTACGCGGCTCTGGGCATCATTCACAACCTCTGGCAACCAGTGCCGGGAAGAATCAAGGACTTCATTGCCATTCCACGACCCAACATGTACCAGTCAATCCACACCTCGGTCATTGGCCCCCAGGGGCAACCCTTCGAGGTACAGATCCGCACCGTCGAGATGCACCGGGTTGCCGAGGAGGGTATTGCCGCCCACTGGAAGTACAAAATGGGCCGGGGAATGGACGAAAAGGACGACCAGCGCTTTCTCTGGCTGCGGCACCTGGTGGAATGGCAGCAGGAGATGCAGGATCCCAGCGACTTCCTGAGCACACTCAAGATCGACCTCTACCCCGAAGAGGTTTACGCCTTCACTCCCAAGGGCAAGGTGATCATTCTTCCCCGTGACGCCACCCCGGTCGACTTCGCCTATGCCATCCACAGCGAAGTCGGGGCCTGTTGCGTCGGCGCCAAGGTGAATGGCCGCATCGTTCCCCTCAGATCTCGACTCAAGAACGGGGACATCGTTGAAATCCAGACGCAAACCGGCCACGTGCCCAGCCGGGACTGGTTGTCCTTCGTCAAGACCTCGCGGGCACGCAACAAAATCAGACACTTTCTGAACGTCAGTCGCCGAGAACGCGCCATGGAGCTGGGCAAGCGCATTCTGGAGAAGGAGGCCAAGCGACTCAAGATCAACCTGAAGAAGCACATGGAAGACGGGTCGCTATTGGAGGCCGCCCGGCCTTACCGGTGCGACAAGATAGAGAAAATCTACTCCGCATTGGGCTTCGGCAAGATCTCGGGGCGGATGCTCCTGAGCAAGTTGGTGCCGCCGGGCGAATTGACCCGGGCGCAAAAGGACAAGCCCGGCAAGTTCACCTCGGCCGTGAAGAAGGTCCTCGGGCTCTCTTCGGACGGGTCTCTCAAGGTCAAGGACATCGATGGGATTCTGGTCTATCGGGCCAAGTGCTGCAACCCGATTCGCGGCGAGCCGATTGTCGGCTACATCACCCGGGGCAAGGGAGTCGCCGTCCATGCCAAGCGCTGCGCCAACGTGGGCAACCTCCTCTATGAAGCCGAACGCAAGATCGATGTTTCGTGGACCGGAACGGTCGGGGGAATCTATGCCGTCAAGCTTTCCATCTCGGTAGACGACAGGCAGGGGATGCTGGCGGAGATTACTTCCCGCATCTCCGATATCAAGACCAACATCAAGAATATCGAAGCTCAGGCCTTCGAAGACCGTCACGGACTCATTCACGTCACCATCGAAATCAGCGACCTCAAGCACCTGGAAAGGGCCGTCCATTCGATCAAGAAGATCAAGGGCGTCAACGAAATCGTCTGGCAATAG
- the tsaD gene encoding tRNA (adenosine(37)-N6)-threonylcarbamoyltransferase complex transferase subunit TsaD produces MLTLGIESSCDETAASVLENGRRILANIVASQEDVHKRYGGVVPELASRRHLENISPVVRAALADAGIGPRDLDGVAVTQGPGLVGSLLVGINYAKALCFSLNLPLVAVHHLEGHIFSVPLTLWQEPRQAEAADLKGLLPALALVVSGGHTSLFWIDGLGLGVQEEASYRLIGRTRDDAAGEAFDKVAKLLGLGYPGGAVIERLARRGDPLAVKLPIPRIDNGKLDFSFSGIKTAVLRYTQKYLSRELSARNWQSEDAVPRSVLDLAASFQHTAIKILGKTLLDASRDYPPRSIMVSGGVACNRALRQHLQELFAERRLPVYFPTPILSTDNAAMIAAAGHPKLVKRQFANLSINADARLKLA; encoded by the coding sequence ATGTTGACCCTTGGTATTGAATCTTCCTGTGATGAAACGGCAGCCTCCGTCCTGGAAAACGGAAGGCGAATCCTCGCCAATATCGTGGCATCGCAAGAGGATGTCCACAAGCGATATGGAGGAGTGGTCCCCGAGTTGGCTTCACGAAGGCACCTTGAGAACATTTCCCCAGTCGTCAGGGCCGCTCTGGCGGATGCCGGAATCGGACCTCGAGATTTGGATGGTGTAGCGGTAACTCAGGGCCCGGGACTGGTCGGATCGCTCCTGGTGGGGATCAACTACGCCAAGGCACTCTGTTTCAGCCTCAATCTTCCTCTGGTAGCCGTGCATCACCTGGAAGGACATATTTTTTCCGTTCCGCTGACCCTCTGGCAGGAACCACGGCAAGCAGAGGCGGCAGACCTGAAGGGACTCCTTCCCGCCTTGGCGCTGGTTGTCTCGGGAGGACACACCAGCCTGTTTTGGATAGATGGCCTGGGCCTTGGGGTTCAGGAAGAGGCCAGCTACAGGCTAATCGGACGGACCCGAGACGACGCGGCCGGAGAAGCCTTTGACAAGGTCGCCAAGCTCCTTGGTCTCGGCTATCCCGGAGGAGCCGTAATCGAGCGGCTGGCGCGGCGCGGAGACCCCCTTGCAGTCAAGCTGCCCATCCCTCGTATTGACAACGGAAAGCTGGATTTCAGCTTTTCCGGAATCAAGACCGCGGTACTGCGCTACACCCAAAAATACCTCAGCAGGGAACTGTCCGCCAGAAACTGGCAGAGCGAAGATGCCGTGCCCCGGTCCGTTCTCGATTTGGCGGCCAGTTTCCAGCACACCGCCATCAAGATCCTTGGCAAGACGCTGCTCGACGCCAGTCGTGACTACCCGCCCCGTTCCATCATGGTCTCCGGAGGTGTCGCCTGCAACCGAGCCCTTCGCCAACACTTGCAGGAACTCTTTGCAGAGCGTCGCTTGCCGGTATACTTTCCGACCCCCATCCTTTCAACCGACAACGCCGCCATGATTGCGGCGGCGGGTCATCCCAAGCTCGTGAAGCGGCAGTTCGCCAATCTGAGCATCAACGCCGACGCCCGCTTGAAGCTAGCCTGA
- the pabB gene encoding aminodeoxychorismate synthase component I translates to MASPPYTIEPLPLSWDPLQLVRAAGTNGALLDSGPGYGSFGRFSFFGCEPFLTVSARGASVRIVGEHRRQLMNGNPIEILSRLIRQQTLPVEEPASHASHLPFRTGAAIGFLSYELGRFVEPFARRSKEEPDLPDLQFFFFDALLAHDHSMNQTWAIVRNQPRAGKRLQSTLDRIRRVGLAGSRLRSAQQSSPETWTSSLTYEDYSAAVRKAQRYIADGEIYQVNLSQQLWCRSSMTAPQLYQELRQTGASPFGAYLQGRHWAVLSLSPERFLRYWPRQRRIQTRPIKGTRPRGASSEEDQALRQALLQSPKDAAEHVMIVDLERNDLGRLASYGTVRVSDFRRLETFPTVHHLTSTVEAKLRPNCRLEELVQATFPGGSITGTPKVSAMQVIDELEPQPRSVYTGSIGYLAFDGNLDLNIAIRTLILRDGWARYSTGGAIVADSRADDEYMETLHKARPFLRALNLGEPSRHGLKAPVGDRQRGL, encoded by the coding sequence GTGGCCTCTCCGCCCTACACCATCGAACCCCTTCCTCTCTCATGGGACCCTCTGCAACTGGTCCGGGCGGCCGGCACCAATGGCGCCCTGCTCGATAGCGGACCCGGTTACGGCTCCTTCGGCAGATTCTCGTTCTTTGGCTGCGAGCCCTTCCTGACTGTGTCGGCACGGGGTGCGTCGGTTCGAATCGTTGGAGAACACCGACGGCAGCTCATGAACGGCAACCCGATTGAGATCCTCTCCCGATTGATCCGGCAACAGACCCTTCCGGTGGAGGAGCCGGCGAGCCACGCTTCCCACCTGCCCTTCCGGACCGGAGCCGCCATCGGGTTTCTTTCTTACGAGTTGGGTCGCTTCGTGGAACCCTTTGCGCGCCGCTCCAAAGAGGAGCCGGACCTGCCCGACCTGCAATTCTTCTTCTTTGACGCGCTGCTGGCCCACGACCACAGCATGAACCAGACTTGGGCCATCGTCCGCAACCAACCCCGAGCCGGAAAGCGGTTGCAATCCACTCTGGACAGAATCCGTCGGGTCGGACTTGCAGGCTCAAGGTTGCGCAGTGCGCAGCAATCGAGCCCGGAAACCTGGACGAGCAGCCTGACCTATGAAGACTACTCGGCAGCGGTGAGAAAGGCCCAGCGCTACATTGCCGATGGAGAGATCTACCAGGTCAACCTGTCGCAGCAACTATGGTGCCGCTCCTCCATGACGGCGCCGCAACTCTATCAAGAACTGCGCCAGACGGGAGCTTCGCCCTTCGGAGCCTACCTCCAGGGCAGGCATTGGGCAGTGCTCAGTCTCTCCCCGGAGCGGTTTCTGCGCTACTGGCCCAGGCAACGCCGGATTCAGACTCGACCCATTAAAGGGACCCGCCCGCGCGGGGCTTCGTCCGAAGAGGACCAGGCGCTTCGGCAAGCTCTGTTGCAGAGTCCCAAGGACGCCGCCGAGCATGTCATGATCGTGGACTTGGAACGCAACGACCTGGGACGGTTGGCCAGTTACGGAACGGTACGGGTTTCCGATTTCCGTCGCCTGGAGACCTTTCCAACAGTCCACCACCTCACCTCCACCGTCGAAGCCAAGCTGAGACCGAACTGCAGGTTGGAAGAGCTTGTTCAGGCCACCTTCCCCGGCGGGTCCATCACCGGGACTCCCAAAGTAAGCGCCATGCAGGTCATCGACGAACTGGAGCCCCAGCCACGGAGCGTCTACACGGGAAGCATCGGTTACCTGGCGTTCGATGGAAACCTCGACCTCAACATCGCCATTCGAACGCTCATCCTCAGGGATGGCTGGGCCCGTTATTCGACTGGTGGGGCCATCGTGGCCGATTCCCGGGCGGATGACGAATACATGGAAACTCTCCACAAGGCGCGCCCCTTTCTGAGGGCCCTGAATCTGGGCGAACCCTCGCGCCACGGCCTGAAAGCCCCTGTCGGCGACCGCCAACGCGGATTGTAG
- the rpmB gene encoding 50S ribosomal protein L28 codes for MAARCEFCRKAPMFGNNVSHANNATRRRWNLNLHRVRIVVDGRRRRARVCASCIRSGRIVKSH; via the coding sequence ATGGCTGCCCGTTGTGAATTCTGTAGAAAGGCTCCGATGTTTGGGAATAATGTCAGCCACGCCAACAATGCAACCAGAAGAAGATGGAACCTCAACCTGCATCGAGTGCGAATCGTAGTTGACGGGCGGCGCAGGCGAGCCCGAGTGTGTGCTTCCTGCATTCGGTCCGGGCGTATCGTGAAGTCTCATTAA
- the thrC gene encoding threonine synthase — protein sequence MAAFLKCIEENCRNVVSAMSKAYVCSACGGLLDVAYDFQFDDPEKIKHLFLQRRLSNHLLDLSGVWRYRELLPFCTDLSKVVSMQEGNTPIYEAPRCAEYVGLKKLHLKHQGLNPTGSFKDNGMTAGVTQANLLNSRMVACASTGNTSASMAAYASRAGMKAVIFIPDQQIAFGKLAQSLDYGALTLQLEGDFDESMKLVKEITQETDVYLLNSINPFRLEGQKAIIIEMLCQRDWQVPDRVVVPGGNLGNSASFGKAIKELHDLGFIPKMPMVTIIQAQRANPLYQTLIYHSPRLVRVEAHTLATAIKIGNPVSWKKAVRAMDWTQGWCDFVSEQDIADAKAMIGRDGIGCEPASATTVAGIRKLIGTREIDPEEDVVAVLTGNLLKDPDYATNYHQDSLYEEATYRNELLEKKDKVRSTFANAPIKVRADKEEILKILNL from the coding sequence ATGGCCGCCTTTCTGAAGTGCATCGAGGAAAACTGCCGCAACGTCGTCTCCGCCATGTCCAAGGCATACGTCTGTTCGGCTTGCGGAGGCCTGCTGGACGTGGCCTACGACTTTCAATTCGACGACCCGGAGAAGATCAAGCATCTCTTCCTGCAGCGGCGCCTTTCCAACCATCTCCTCGACCTCAGTGGCGTCTGGAGATACCGGGAACTGCTTCCATTCTGCACGGACCTTTCCAAGGTGGTGTCCATGCAGGAGGGAAACACTCCCATCTACGAGGCCCCGCGCTGCGCGGAATATGTGGGGCTGAAGAAACTGCACCTCAAACACCAGGGGCTGAATCCCACCGGATCATTCAAAGACAACGGCATGACTGCCGGAGTCACCCAGGCTAATCTCCTGAACTCCAGAATGGTGGCCTGCGCCAGCACGGGAAACACCTCGGCCTCCATGGCGGCCTATGCGTCCCGCGCCGGCATGAAGGCCGTGATCTTCATCCCCGACCAACAGATCGCTTTCGGAAAGCTGGCCCAGAGCCTGGACTATGGTGCTCTGACGCTGCAGTTGGAGGGAGATTTCGACGAATCGATGAAGCTGGTGAAGGAAATCACCCAGGAGACCGACGTCTACCTGCTGAATTCGATCAATCCCTTTCGGTTGGAAGGACAAAAGGCGATCATCATCGAGATGCTGTGCCAGCGCGACTGGCAAGTGCCCGACAGGGTCGTGGTCCCCGGGGGAAACCTCGGGAACAGCGCCTCCTTCGGTAAAGCCATCAAGGAGTTGCACGACTTGGGCTTTATCCCGAAGATGCCCATGGTCACCATCATCCAGGCCCAGAGGGCCAATCCTCTCTACCAGACATTGATCTACCATTCCCCCAGGCTGGTCCGTGTCGAGGCCCACACCCTGGCCACCGCCATCAAGATCGGCAATCCGGTCTCATGGAAGAAAGCGGTCCGTGCCATGGACTGGACGCAGGGATGGTGCGATTTTGTCAGCGAGCAGGATATTGCCGATGCCAAGGCCATGATCGGCAGGGACGGCATCGGTTGCGAACCCGCCTCCGCCACCACAGTTGCCGGAATCAGGAAATTGATCGGGACGCGGGAAATCGATCCCGAGGAAGACGTGGTGGCGGTCCTGACCGGCAATCTGCTGAAGGACCCCGATTATGCCACCAACTACCATCAGGATTCCCTTTATGAAGAGGCAACCTACAGGAACGAGCTGCTGGAGAAAAAAGACAAGGTGCGCTCCACCTTTGCCAATGCCCCCATCAAAGTAAGGGCCGACAAGGAAGAGATCCTGAAGATCCTGAATCTGTAG
- a CDS encoding RidA family protein, whose amino-acid sequence MKFIIQTGGAPAAIGPYSQGVRARASEFLFLSGQIGLDPQTGELVPGDIEAQTERVLRNLEGVLRAAGSSLDHVVKTTIYLTDMDEFPRVNKVYEKFFGESLPARATVGVSSLPKGALVEVEALAVVG is encoded by the coding sequence ATGAAATTCATCATACAAACCGGCGGCGCACCCGCCGCCATCGGCCCCTATTCGCAAGGGGTCAGAGCCAGGGCATCCGAATTCCTCTTTCTTTCCGGACAGATCGGGCTGGATCCCCAAACCGGCGAATTGGTTCCGGGAGATATCGAGGCCCAGACCGAGCGGGTCCTGAGGAATCTGGAGGGAGTCCTGAGGGCCGCGGGCAGTTCACTCGATCATGTAGTCAAAACCACCATTTACCTGACCGACATGGACGAGTTCCCGCGGGTAAACAAGGTCTACGAGAAATTCTTCGGTGAAAGCCTTCCCGCCCGGGCCACGGTTGGCGTTTCCTCGCTGCCCAAGGGAGCTCTGGTGGAGGTCGAAGCCCTGGCGGTGGTGGGGTGA
- the lon gene encoding endopeptidase La — protein sequence MSNGKRGSGPEDVVANGADPREYPDPDQEADSEPSRQEDSGLVLATKLLPSRIPILGVRPRPFFPGLPVPLEVTGEVPLASLKKAVESSDQTLGLVLLKDPEAEEKPENLHRVGVAARIVKAVQVEPEVTHVLVNCLERFTVRQMDLGETGLFAQVDYHYATELSINLELKAYSMAIVSSLKELVKLDPLQSEAIKLFLSRSSLEDPGKLADLAAHLTTAEGRELQKILETFDVRHRIDRVLTLLRREVDLSRLQKKITTQIEEKISTQQREFFLKEQLKAIKRELGLEKEGKTAEIEKFEERLQSLKLTREVRTSIEEELGKLKILETTSPEYMVSRNYLEWLTVLPWGRHSRDSYDLGRARRVLDRDHYGLEDVKERVLEFIAVGRMKGDISGSIICLAGPPGVGKTSVGKSIAEALGRRFYRFSLGGMRDEAEIKGHRRTYIGAMPGKFIQALKTAGTSNPVIMLDEVDKIGASFRGDPASALLEVLDPEQNASFRDHYLDVPFDLSNVLFVVTANRTDTIPSPLLDRMEVIRLSGYILEEKLEIARRFLIPKSIRNHGLTRTQIGIRKAALRSMIDGYAREAGVRSLENLIRKIARKAALELSRDSDRKIVVTPRNIEAYLGKPIHKADELAPHAPGVVTGLAWTSLGGVTLQVEATAVASRRKGFKQTGQLGEVMVESSEIAYSYIMSRVADLSDDVEFFDRHFVHLHVPAGAIPKDGPSAGITMATALASLVRKKPASQGMAMTGELTLTGRVLPIGGVREKVIAARRAGLGHLIFPEGNRKDYEELPDYLRKGLSVNFADHFDDVCRWALTG from the coding sequence ATGAGCAATGGCAAGCGAGGATCCGGTCCTGAGGACGTTGTCGCCAACGGCGCCGACCCAAGAGAGTACCCCGACCCCGATCAAGAGGCCGACTCCGAACCATCCAGGCAAGAGGATTCCGGACTGGTGCTCGCCACCAAACTCTTGCCCTCCAGGATCCCGATCCTGGGGGTGAGGCCGCGGCCATTCTTCCCGGGGCTTCCCGTCCCTCTGGAGGTCACGGGAGAAGTTCCTCTGGCGTCGCTGAAGAAAGCGGTGGAATCCTCAGATCAGACGTTGGGGTTGGTGCTCCTCAAGGATCCGGAAGCCGAGGAAAAGCCGGAGAATCTCCATCGGGTCGGTGTGGCGGCCAGGATCGTCAAGGCTGTCCAGGTCGAGCCGGAGGTCACCCACGTGCTGGTGAATTGTCTGGAACGCTTCACTGTCCGACAGATGGATTTGGGAGAAACGGGCCTGTTTGCCCAGGTGGACTATCACTACGCTACGGAACTATCGATCAACCTGGAGCTCAAGGCCTATTCGATGGCCATCGTGTCCAGTCTCAAGGAACTGGTCAAGCTGGACCCGCTGCAATCCGAGGCCATCAAGTTGTTCTTGAGTCGGTCCAGCCTGGAGGATCCCGGGAAATTGGCTGACCTTGCCGCTCATCTGACAACGGCAGAGGGTCGGGAACTGCAGAAGATTCTGGAGACGTTTGATGTTCGCCACCGGATCGATCGGGTGCTGACCCTGCTGCGAAGAGAGGTGGATCTCTCCAGGCTTCAAAAAAAGATCACCACGCAAATTGAAGAGAAGATTTCAACTCAGCAAAGAGAGTTTTTTCTCAAGGAGCAACTCAAGGCGATCAAGAGAGAGTTGGGTCTGGAGAAGGAAGGGAAAACGGCCGAGATCGAGAAGTTCGAGGAACGTTTGCAGTCGCTGAAGCTGACACGCGAGGTCCGGACTTCGATTGAAGAGGAACTGGGCAAACTGAAAATCCTGGAAACCACCTCTCCGGAATATATGGTCAGTCGGAACTATCTGGAGTGGCTTACCGTGCTTCCCTGGGGGAGGCACAGTCGCGATTCCTATGACCTGGGCCGTGCGCGAAGGGTGCTGGATCGAGACCACTACGGTTTGGAGGACGTCAAGGAACGAGTCCTGGAATTCATAGCCGTCGGCAGGATGAAGGGAGATATCTCCGGGTCGATCATATGCCTGGCAGGACCTCCTGGGGTGGGCAAGACGTCCGTAGGGAAGAGCATTGCCGAGGCACTGGGGCGCCGCTTCTACCGATTTTCCTTGGGAGGCATGAGAGACGAGGCGGAAATCAAAGGGCACCGCCGCACCTATATCGGAGCGATGCCCGGGAAATTCATTCAAGCGCTGAAGACCGCCGGCACCTCCAATCCGGTCATCATGCTGGACGAAGTCGACAAGATCGGTGCTTCATTCCGGGGCGACCCTGCCTCGGCCCTGCTGGAAGTCCTGGATCCGGAGCAGAACGCCAGCTTCCGCGACCACTATCTGGATGTTCCCTTCGATCTGTCCAACGTCCTGTTTGTGGTGACCGCAAACCGAACCGATACGATTCCATCGCCGCTCTTGGATCGTATGGAAGTGATCCGGCTCTCAGGGTACATCCTGGAAGAGAAACTGGAGATTGCGAGGCGCTTCCTCATTCCCAAGTCGATTCGCAACCACGGTTTGACGCGGACCCAAATCGGTATTCGAAAGGCAGCACTGCGCTCCATGATCGACGGCTATGCGCGCGAGGCCGGAGTGCGCAGCCTGGAAAACCTGATCAGGAAGATTGCCCGCAAGGCTGCGCTTGAGTTGTCTCGGGACTCAGACAGAAAGATTGTCGTCACGCCAAGGAATATCGAAGCCTACCTGGGAAAACCCATCCACAAGGCGGACGAACTTGCACCGCACGCCCCCGGGGTAGTGACAGGCTTGGCCTGGACCAGTTTGGGTGGTGTGACCTTGCAGGTGGAGGCAACAGCCGTGGCCAGCCGGCGCAAGGGATTCAAGCAGACGGGACAACTGGGAGAAGTGATGGTTGAGAGTTCCGAAATAGCCTACTCCTACATCATGTCACGAGTTGCGGATCTGTCGGACGATGTCGAATTTTTTGACCGGCACTTCGTTCACTTGCACGTTCCAGCCGGTGCCATTCCCAAAGACGGTCCCTCCGCAGGGATCACCATGGCCACGGCTCTGGCTTCGCTGGTCCGGAAAAAACCGGCCAGCCAGGGCATGGCCATGACGGGCGAGTTGACGCTGACCGGGCGAGTGCTGCCGATTGGTGGAGTAAGAGAGAAGGTGATCGCAGCGCGGCGGGCCGGTCTGGGCCATTTGATTTTTCCTGAAGGCAATCGCAAGGACTACGAGGAACTTCCGGACTATTTGAGGAAGGGTCTGTCCGTGAATTTCGCCGACCACTTCGACGACGTCTGCCGATGGGCACTGACCGGGTGA
- a CDS encoding TlpA disulfide reductase family protein gives MLRNRWFFAIGLAIALYAAGGSWAVSLQKKVETEPAPYFILPTWDGQVIKSTSLKGQVVLMAFFQTWCPDCQRTNPLLEKLYRKYKDRGFVVLGISHDRGKAKDVEPYIKKYGLTYPILLGDFSIAMNYVKVSPQRPNFSIPYLVLVDRKGNIVGRFVEGRNEETHDLKKLEERITPLL, from the coding sequence GTGTTGCGGAATCGATGGTTTTTTGCGATTGGGCTGGCGATTGCCCTATACGCCGCAGGGGGCTCCTGGGCCGTGTCGCTGCAGAAGAAGGTGGAGACGGAGCCCGCCCCTTACTTTATTTTGCCCACCTGGGATGGCCAGGTCATCAAGTCAACGAGCCTGAAAGGGCAGGTCGTGTTGATGGCCTTCTTTCAGACCTGGTGTCCGGATTGTCAGCGCACCAACCCGCTCCTGGAAAAACTGTATCGGAAGTACAAGGATCGGGGGTTTGTGGTCCTGGGGATCTCCCATGATCGGGGAAAAGCCAAAGATGTCGAGCCCTACATCAAGAAGTACGGGTTGACCTATCCCATCCTCCTGGGCGACTTTTCCATCGCCATGAATTACGTCAAGGTGTCCCCACAGCGCCCCAACTTCAGCATTCCCTACCTGGTGCTGGTGGATCGAAAGGGGAACATCGTGGGTCGATTCGTGGAGGGCAGGAACGAGGAGACCCACGACCTGAAGAAACTGGAAGAGCGCATCACTCCGCTGCTTTAG